Proteins co-encoded in one Acidovorax sp. 69 genomic window:
- a CDS encoding flagellin, with protein MASTINTNIASLTAQRNLGMSQTSLNTSIQRLSSGLRINSAKDDAAGLAISERFTSQIRGLNQAVRNANDGISLAQTAEGALKASGDILQRVRELAVQSANASNSAGDRQALQSEVGQLVSELDRISQTTEFNGAKLLDGSFGTQQFQVGANANQTIVAATGNLRTSVYGNNQNVASNGSGIGAQAPASGTTAVNNGVTSGAVSISGYLGTGSLTVASSATAKGTADQINGIKATTGVTATARTEVRLAGMASAGSYSLTLEGDNVGAARTVSFTLTSATGTDRLSAAVSAINDQTAKTGINASLSSDGTQVILTNATGNDIVVGDTANANAAAVTVTGYDAAGASNGTARTLAADTTAENVSTGGYITLDSEKSFALTSASNQLDAGGSSLQTVANLDVTTFGNATNALKTVDSALSFINGERAKLGALQSRFETSISNLQVTSENLSSSRSRILDADFAAETANLSRSQILQQAGTAMVAQANQLPQGVLALLR; from the coding sequence ATGGCTTCCACCATCAATACCAACATCGCCTCGCTCACTGCCCAGCGCAACCTGGGTATGAGTCAGACTTCTCTCAATACCTCGATTCAGCGCCTGTCGTCGGGCCTCCGTATCAACAGCGCCAAAGACGATGCCGCCGGCTTGGCGATTTCCGAGCGTTTCACTAGCCAGATCCGCGGCCTGAACCAAGCGGTTCGCAACGCCAACGACGGTATCTCCCTGGCGCAAACCGCTGAAGGCGCGCTGAAGGCCTCCGGCGACATCCTGCAACGTGTGCGTGAACTGGCCGTGCAATCGGCCAACGCCTCCAACAGCGCTGGCGACCGCCAAGCCCTGCAGTCGGAAGTCGGCCAGCTGGTCTCCGAACTGGACCGTATCTCGCAAACCACAGAATTCAACGGCGCCAAGTTGCTGGACGGCAGCTTCGGCACGCAACAATTCCAGGTGGGTGCCAATGCCAACCAGACCATCGTGGCGGCCACCGGCAACCTGCGCACCAGCGTCTACGGCAACAACCAGAACGTCGCCTCCAACGGCTCCGGCATCGGCGCACAAGCCCCTGCCAGCGGCACCACGGCTGTGAACAACGGTGTGACCAGCGGCGCGGTGTCCATCAGCGGCTACTTGGGCACCGGCAGCCTGACCGTGGCCTCGAGCGCCACTGCCAAGGGCACGGCCGACCAGATCAACGGTATCAAGGCCACCACCGGCGTGACCGCCACGGCCCGTACCGAAGTGCGCCTTGCTGGCATGGCATCGGCTGGCTCCTACTCGCTGACACTCGAAGGCGACAACGTGGGCGCCGCCCGCACCGTGTCCTTCACGCTGACCTCCGCCACCGGCACCGACCGCCTGTCGGCCGCTGTGTCCGCCATCAACGACCAGACCGCCAAGACCGGTATCAACGCTTCGCTGAGCTCGGACGGCACGCAAGTGATCCTGACCAACGCCACCGGCAATGATATTGTGGTCGGCGACACCGCCAACGCCAACGCTGCTGCCGTCACGGTGACGGGCTACGACGCCGCAGGCGCCAGCAACGGCACGGCCCGCACGCTGGCCGCCGATACCACGGCAGAAAACGTCTCCACCGGTGGCTACATCACGCTCGACTCGGAAAAGTCGTTCGCCCTGACCTCCGCCAGCAACCAGCTGGACGCCGGCGGCTCGTCGCTGCAAACGGTGGCCAACCTGGACGTGACCACGTTCGGCAACGCCACCAACGCCCTGAAGACAGTGGACTCCGCCCTGTCCTTCATCAACGGTGAACGCGCCAAGCTCGGTGCTCTGCAATCGCGCTTCGAAACCTCGATCAGCAACCTGCAAGTGACGTCGGAAAACCTGTCTTCTTCGCGCAGCCGCATCCTGGATGCCGACTTCGCTGCAGAAACGGCCAACCTGTCGCGCTCGCAGATCCTGCAACAGGCCGGCACGGCGATGGTGGCTCAGGCCAACCAGTTGCCCCAAGGTGTGCTGGCCCTGCTGCGTTAA
- the fliD gene encoding flagellar filament capping protein FliD, with product MATISSVGVGTSGLDVKSIITKLVELEKEPLNKLTLQAATVKTKISAYGQIKSLVSTLQDAASKLTSVTGWNGVSTTSSDSKFVSASAVGGTLPTTFSVEVQSLAKAQATASAALLPVGGALGSGTLRLELGKWSVAPASFTPGSGQPVDITISASDKLADVASKINGANAGVTASILTDASGERLLLRSKTTGEDAGFRLSALEDGDIDPLSAGNTDATGLSRLVAGTTVTQAAANANATVNGIAVSSGTNTFASTISGVTFKAEQVTTAPIEITVGKDDSAIQSNIDGFVKAYNAVNQLLQDATKYDAKTGTAGLLQGDATAVALQNSLRNVIQSVTTGGAAFQRLADVGITQQLGGDLAVDTTKLNKALAASPDDVKNLFRSTGGGAADGIAVQLKALTTNLLSNAGFFKSKDDTLQLNLKRNGQDQTRVNERVDAFEKRITQRYNALDTQMSSLNGLNAYIAQQVTAWNKSNG from the coding sequence ATGGCCACGATTTCATCTGTAGGTGTCGGCACGAGCGGACTTGACGTCAAGAGCATTATTACCAAGTTGGTTGAGTTGGAAAAAGAGCCCCTGAACAAGCTCACCTTGCAGGCAGCCACGGTCAAAACCAAGATATCGGCCTATGGCCAAATCAAGTCGCTGGTGTCCACGCTGCAAGATGCAGCGAGCAAGCTCACCAGCGTCACCGGCTGGAATGGCGTCAGCACCACCTCTTCAGACTCCAAGTTCGTTTCCGCCTCCGCGGTGGGAGGGACACTGCCCACCACTTTCAGCGTTGAGGTGCAAAGCTTGGCCAAGGCGCAAGCCACCGCTTCGGCGGCATTGTTGCCTGTGGGGGGGGCGCTAGGCTCCGGAACCTTGCGCCTGGAGTTGGGTAAATGGAGCGTGGCCCCCGCATCTTTTACCCCGGGCAGCGGCCAGCCTGTGGACATCACCATCAGTGCCAGCGACAAACTGGCGGATGTCGCCAGCAAGATCAACGGCGCCAATGCTGGCGTGACGGCCTCTATCCTGACCGACGCCTCTGGTGAGCGCCTGCTGTTGCGCAGCAAGACCACTGGCGAAGACGCCGGGTTTCGTTTGAGCGCGCTGGAAGACGGTGACATCGACCCACTGAGTGCTGGCAACACGGACGCAACGGGGCTGTCGCGTTTGGTGGCGGGCACCACGGTCACGCAGGCAGCCGCTAATGCCAATGCCACTGTCAATGGTATTGCGGTGTCCTCTGGTACCAACACTTTTGCTTCTACCATTTCGGGTGTGACGTTCAAAGCCGAGCAAGTCACTACGGCGCCTATTGAAATCACGGTGGGCAAGGACGACTCGGCGATCCAAAGCAACATCGATGGGTTCGTGAAAGCCTATAACGCTGTCAACCAGTTGCTTCAGGACGCCACGAAGTACGACGCCAAGACCGGCACGGCAGGTCTTCTGCAGGGGGATGCAACGGCGGTAGCTTTGCAAAATTCCTTGCGCAACGTAATCCAGTCGGTCACGACAGGGGGCGCGGCGTTTCAGCGTCTGGCGGATGTGGGAATCACCCAGCAACTCGGAGGCGATTTGGCGGTAGACACTACCAAGCTGAACAAGGCGCTTGCCGCATCGCCTGATGATGTCAAAAATCTGTTCCGTAGTACGGGCGGTGGGGCCGCAGATGGCATTGCGGTGCAGCTGAAGGCGCTCACTACCAATTTGTTGTCCAACGCCGGATTCTTTAAATCCAAGGATGACACCTTGCAGCTGAATCTGAAGCGCAATGGCCAGGACCAAACCCGGGTGAATGAGCGGGTGGATGCTTTTGAGAAGCGGATCACGCAGCGCTACAACGCGCTCGACACGCAGATGAGTAGCCTCAATGGACTCAACGCCTACATCGCGCAGCAGGTGACAGCGTGGAATAAATCAAACGGTTGA
- the fliS gene encoding flagellar export chaperone FliS: MFSAYSPRAANAYQRINVETSMHTIDQHQLVSLLYEGVLNTIATARGAMARGDVLGKVNAISKAIRILEEGLSTSLDKVDGGELAENLGALYDYCIHRLILANARNDDAMMQEVMRLIEPVALGWSEIKKSGTGAAETPASGQPVLVEA; this comes from the coding sequence ATGTTCAGCGCCTACAGCCCCCGTGCAGCCAACGCTTACCAGCGCATCAACGTAGAGACCAGCATGCACACGATCGACCAGCACCAGCTGGTCAGTCTGCTGTATGAAGGTGTTCTCAACACGATTGCCACAGCCCGCGGCGCCATGGCGCGTGGCGATGTGCTGGGCAAGGTCAACGCCATTTCCAAGGCGATCCGGATCCTCGAAGAGGGCCTGAGCACGTCGCTCGACAAGGTCGATGGCGGCGAACTGGCCGAAAATCTGGGTGCCCTCTACGACTACTGCATCCACCGCCTCATATTGGCCAACGCCCGCAATGACGACGCCATGATGCAAGAGGTGATGCGGCTGATTGAGCCCGTGGCGCTGGGTTGGAGTGAAATCAAGAAGTCGGGCACCGGCGCTGCCGAAACGCCTGCCTCGGGCCAGCCAGTGCTGGTGGAGGCCTGA
- a CDS encoding flagellar protein FliT yields MSHMLIDYYKAIEDSSAKMLEAAKLKDWDGVVRYEGACAVLIEQLRFKSQEHDLSPEHRGEKTRIMQRILRNDAQIRCLAEPWLAQFEHLFEGQPQMMH; encoded by the coding sequence ATGTCACATATGTTGATTGACTACTACAAAGCGATTGAAGACAGCAGTGCCAAGATGCTGGAGGCTGCCAAGCTCAAGGATTGGGATGGGGTGGTTCGCTATGAGGGGGCCTGTGCCGTGCTGATTGAGCAGCTGCGGTTCAAGTCGCAAGAACACGATTTGTCGCCCGAGCACCGCGGCGAAAAGACGCGCATCATGCAGCGCATCCTGCGCAACGATGCTCAGATCCGTTGCTTGGCCGAGCCTTGGCTGGCCCAGTTCGAGCATCTGTTCGAAGGGCAGCCTCAGATGATGCACTGA
- the fliE gene encoding flagellar hook-basal body complex protein FliE has product MDLRITSSTAPLSGAGVARRAAAPQNTGEEVGFSGALKGALQSVSASQNRSSELQKEVQLENPSVSLEETMVAIQKAQIGFQATLHVRNRMVQAYTDIMNMQV; this is encoded by the coding sequence ATGGACCTTCGCATCACAAGCTCAACCGCCCCTCTCTCGGGCGCTGGCGTGGCGCGTCGTGCTGCAGCGCCGCAAAACACGGGGGAAGAGGTCGGATTTTCAGGCGCTCTCAAAGGCGCCCTTCAATCAGTGAGCGCTTCGCAAAATCGTTCGTCCGAGTTGCAGAAAGAAGTGCAACTGGAGAATCCATCCGTGAGCCTGGAAGAAACCATGGTGGCCATCCAGAAGGCCCAGATCGGCTTTCAGGCCACACTGCATGTACGCAACCGTATGGTGCAGGCCTACACCGACATCATGAACATGCAGGTTTGA
- the fliF gene encoding flagellar basal-body MS-ring/collar protein FliF: MSAVAEVPLNPLPSPASPNWLQRLSALDRAQRMRLGVGVALLVAAAVAAIVLGRQPDYRVLFANLNDKDGGAVVAQLSQMNVPYKHAEGGGAILIPADRVHDVRLRLATQGLPKGSVAGFELMESSKFGMTQFQERLNFQRGLEGELTRSIQALSSVQGARVHLALPNQNGFFREQQKPSASVLVSLHPGRILDRAQLAGIVHLVASSVPELAPSAVSVLDDTGKLLSQSPDNAAGSEVNAQQLLYVQQIEQQYTRRIMDILEPVVGRDNVKAQVTAEVDFTQTESTSEQFRPNQTPDSSAIRSQQVLESRGSSNKTATGVPGAVANQPPAPSAAPINGANPTPNAGGQQGAEEQTNKRESTTNYEVDKTVRVTRGSAGAVKRLSAAVVVNYQSSEDKGKTVTKALTPEQVEQMTALVRETIGFNRERGDSVNLMNTPFQVTAAPTNDIPLWKQSEVVDLAKTFAWPVGAVLFAALVLFGLVRPALKGSAPVKSGAKPAAGGQLDALEAETPERPALPAPSKRDEVVPATPEQLRLEDARVLAKENPVAVANILKTWLNGDPV, translated from the coding sequence ATGTCTGCTGTTGCTGAAGTCCCTCTCAATCCGCTACCGTCGCCGGCCAGTCCCAACTGGCTGCAGCGACTGTCTGCCCTCGACAGAGCGCAGCGCATGCGGCTGGGTGTGGGTGTGGCGCTGCTGGTGGCGGCTGCTGTGGCGGCCATTGTTCTGGGGCGTCAGCCTGACTACCGGGTGCTGTTTGCCAACCTGAATGACAAGGATGGCGGCGCGGTTGTGGCCCAACTGTCACAAATGAATGTGCCGTACAAGCACGCAGAGGGTGGCGGCGCCATTCTGATTCCTGCCGACCGTGTGCACGATGTGCGCCTTCGTCTGGCCACCCAGGGTCTGCCCAAGGGGTCGGTGGCTGGTTTCGAATTGATGGAATCCAGCAAATTTGGGATGACGCAGTTTCAGGAGCGTCTCAACTTTCAGCGGGGGTTGGAGGGTGAACTCACTCGTTCCATCCAGGCGCTCTCTTCGGTGCAGGGTGCACGCGTGCACCTGGCGCTTCCCAATCAGAATGGTTTTTTCCGCGAACAGCAAAAGCCGTCGGCTTCGGTGTTGGTGAGTCTGCATCCCGGCCGTATCTTGGATCGTGCCCAATTGGCAGGCATCGTGCATTTGGTGGCTTCCAGCGTGCCAGAGCTTGCGCCCTCTGCTGTCAGTGTGCTGGACGACACGGGCAAGTTGCTGTCCCAGTCGCCAGACAATGCCGCAGGCTCTGAAGTCAATGCGCAGCAGCTGCTGTATGTGCAGCAGATCGAGCAGCAGTACACCCGCCGTATCATGGACATCCTGGAGCCCGTGGTGGGTCGTGACAACGTCAAGGCGCAGGTGACCGCCGAGGTGGATTTCACGCAGACGGAGTCCACATCGGAGCAGTTCCGCCCCAATCAGACACCCGACTCCAGCGCGATCCGCAGCCAGCAGGTGCTGGAAAGCCGGGGTAGTTCCAACAAGACGGCCACGGGCGTTCCAGGCGCTGTCGCCAATCAACCTCCAGCCCCCTCTGCGGCACCGATCAACGGCGCCAACCCGACCCCCAACGCGGGCGGACAGCAGGGAGCCGAAGAGCAAACCAACAAGCGCGAGTCGACCACCAACTATGAAGTGGATAAAACCGTGCGTGTCACACGGGGCAGTGCGGGTGCAGTCAAGCGACTGAGCGCTGCCGTGGTGGTCAACTACCAGTCGAGCGAAGACAAGGGCAAGACGGTGACCAAGGCGCTCACGCCCGAGCAGGTGGAGCAAATGACAGCACTGGTGCGCGAAACCATTGGTTTTAACCGTGAGCGGGGCGATTCGGTCAATCTCATGAACACCCCGTTCCAGGTGACTGCCGCGCCGACCAATGACATTCCGTTGTGGAAGCAGTCCGAGGTGGTGGATCTGGCCAAGACTTTCGCTTGGCCCGTGGGTGCGGTTCTGTTTGCGGCCCTGGTGCTTTTCGGTCTGGTGCGGCCTGCCCTGAAGGGGAGCGCTCCCGTCAAGTCCGGCGCCAAGCCTGCGGCTGGCGGCCAACTGGATGCGCTGGAGGCAGAAACGCCCGAGCGCCCAGCGCTGCCCGCGCCCTCCAAGAGAGACGAGGTGGTGCCCGCGACGCCAGAGCAGTTGCGTCTGGAGGACGCCCGCGTGCTCGCCAAGGAGAATCCGGTCGCGGTGGCCAACATTCTCAAGACCTGGCTGAACGGCGACCCCGTCTAG
- the fliG gene encoding flagellar motor switch protein FliG: protein MDDQGLHDAAIMLMSLGEEEAAEVFKHFSPKEVQKLGETIARMRSVSREKVDEVINKFSNAAAAQSLLVSDTGNYVRAVLKRALGDDKAGLLIDRILQGGDVSGIESLKWMDPLSVAELLRNEHPQIVAAILVHLDSDQASGILMHLTDRQRSEILLRVATLEGIQPTALKDLNEVLFKVLAGGDKIRKSSLGGVKAAAEIINMLGGNMDAVVLESIRGYDPELAQKIMDKMFVFEDVLKLDDKAIQTVLKEVASETLIVALKGAVPELREKFLSNMSSRAAEALREDLESRGPMRLSEVESQQKEILKTVRRLSDEGQIMISAGGDDAFV, encoded by the coding sequence ATGGACGATCAAGGCCTCCACGATGCTGCCATCATGCTGATGTCCCTCGGCGAAGAGGAGGCGGCCGAAGTTTTTAAGCACTTTTCTCCCAAGGAAGTGCAGAAGTTGGGCGAAACCATCGCGCGCATGCGCTCGGTCTCGCGCGAGAAGGTGGATGAGGTCATCAACAAGTTTTCGAATGCGGCCGCCGCGCAGAGCCTGTTGGTGTCCGATACCGGCAATTACGTGCGCGCCGTCCTCAAGCGCGCATTGGGTGACGACAAGGCGGGGCTGTTGATTGACCGCATCCTGCAGGGCGGGGATGTTTCCGGCATCGAAAGTCTCAAGTGGATGGACCCCCTCTCTGTGGCCGAGCTGCTGCGCAATGAGCATCCGCAGATCGTGGCCGCCATCCTCGTGCATCTGGACAGCGATCAGGCTTCTGGCATTTTGATGCACCTGACAGACCGTCAGCGCAGTGAAATCTTGTTGCGCGTGGCCACTCTGGAGGGTATTCAGCCCACGGCACTCAAGGACCTCAACGAGGTGCTGTTCAAGGTGTTGGCGGGTGGCGACAAGATCCGCAAGAGCTCGTTGGGTGGGGTCAAGGCGGCTGCAGAAATCATCAATATGCTGGGCGGTAATATGGATGCCGTGGTGCTGGAGTCCATTCGTGGCTATGACCCGGAACTGGCCCAGAAGATCATGGACAAGATGTTCGTGTTCGAAGATGTGCTCAAGCTCGACGACAAGGCCATCCAGACCGTGCTCAAGGAAGTGGCGTCCGAGACCCTCATTGTTGCTCTCAAGGGCGCCGTGCCAGAGCTGCGTGAGAAGTTCCTGTCGAACATGTCCTCGCGTGCTGCCGAAGCGCTGCGGGAAGACCTCGAGTCTCGGGGCCCGATGCGGTTGTCCGAGGTCGAATCACAACAAAAAGAAATTCTCAAGACGGTGCGTCGTCTCTCGGACGAAGGCCAGATCATGATCAGTGCGGGTGGTGACGATGCCTTCGTCTAG
- a CDS encoding flagellar assembly protein FliH — protein MPSSSQRSYSRFIPSEEVGDFTQWKFGAVDGSDLVEPEPEPDPIAEIPAEIDEAAQQALVQQACDDAYAEGFAQGQAETGLEWQRRMDEYIAQQGQEAAQRLLGVLQTLDASLIDMQQQMAQQVLELACDIARQVVRQELSVNPNALQPVVREAVGMLVTEGRPATVRLNPVDMEAMAEPLREEMDAPGVQWMADAAVPAGGCLVESAGTVVDGSIDKRWQRAIAALGLQSPWSEGDGNDR, from the coding sequence ATGCCTTCGTCTAGCCAGCGCTCTTACTCGCGCTTCATCCCCAGCGAAGAGGTGGGCGATTTCACGCAATGGAAGTTTGGCGCGGTAGATGGCTCTGATCTTGTGGAGCCTGAACCCGAGCCAGATCCCATTGCTGAAATCCCGGCCGAGATCGATGAGGCTGCGCAGCAGGCGCTTGTTCAGCAGGCTTGTGATGATGCGTATGCCGAAGGTTTTGCGCAGGGGCAGGCGGAGACTGGGCTGGAGTGGCAGCGGCGCATGGATGAATACATTGCCCAGCAGGGGCAGGAGGCGGCACAACGTCTGCTAGGGGTTTTGCAAACGTTGGATGCGAGCCTGATCGACATGCAACAGCAAATGGCGCAGCAAGTGCTGGAGTTGGCGTGCGACATTGCACGCCAGGTGGTTCGCCAAGAGCTGTCCGTCAATCCCAATGCCTTGCAGCCTGTCGTGCGGGAAGCTGTCGGCATGTTGGTGACCGAGGGGCGGCCCGCCACGGTGCGATTGAATCCGGTCGACATGGAAGCGATGGCGGAGCCTTTGCGCGAGGAGATGGATGCCCCGGGCGTTCAATGGATGGCGGACGCTGCGGTGCCTGCGGGTGGCTGCCTTGTGGAATCCGCTGGAACGGTGGTGGATGGAAGCATTGACAAGCGCTGGCAGCGCGCGATTGCGGCGCTGGGGCTCCAGTCGCCGTGGAGTGAGGGTGATGGCAATGACCGTTGA
- the fliI gene encoding flagellar protein export ATPase FliI: MTVEAPSDWTRFMDDARERVAERAPLETRGTLTRLTGLVLEAVGIRVPVGSQCMVQMPGHYPVLAEVVGFSADRAFLMPAGDIHGLSSGASVVPAAPYVPMPRLGEPPRPVQRAGVLRLPMGDGLLGRVVDAQGLPLDHGGPVQDVVSEPMGRRQINAMDRDPVREPLDTGVRAINALLTVGRGQRLGLFAGSGVGKSVLLGMMARYTRADVIVVGLIGERGREVKEFVEDILGEEGRARSVVVAAPADAPPLLRMQGAAYATAIAEHFRDKGQHVLLLMDSLTRYAMAQREIALAIGEPPATKGYPPSCFAKLPQLVERSGNGLHGVGSITAFYTVLSEGDDQQDPIADAARAILDGHIVLSRALAETGHFPAIDIEQSASRVMHNVVSRGHFDLARRFRAVYSRYQKSRDLVQVGAYMSGSDPALDEAIRLQPQMASFLQQDMFEAASMDQSVTAMASVLDR, translated from the coding sequence ATGACCGTTGAAGCCCCTTCCGACTGGACGCGCTTCATGGATGACGCGCGCGAGCGCGTGGCCGAGCGCGCACCGCTGGAAACGCGTGGCACGCTGACCCGCCTCACGGGCCTGGTGCTGGAGGCTGTAGGGATTCGTGTGCCAGTAGGGTCTCAGTGCATGGTGCAGATGCCTGGACATTATCCCGTGCTCGCCGAGGTGGTGGGTTTTTCGGCCGACCGCGCGTTTTTGATGCCTGCGGGCGATATCCACGGGCTGTCCAGCGGGGCCAGCGTGGTCCCCGCAGCACCCTATGTTCCGATGCCCCGTTTGGGCGAGCCCCCACGGCCCGTGCAGCGTGCGGGCGTTTTGCGTTTGCCGATGGGCGACGGTTTATTGGGGCGGGTGGTGGACGCCCAGGGCTTGCCGTTGGACCATGGCGGTCCTGTGCAGGATGTGGTTTCAGAGCCTATGGGGCGCCGGCAGATCAATGCCATGGACCGTGACCCGGTCCGGGAGCCGCTGGATACCGGGGTTCGCGCCATCAATGCCCTGTTGACCGTAGGGCGGGGCCAGCGGCTGGGTTTGTTCGCAGGCTCAGGGGTGGGGAAAAGTGTGTTGCTGGGCATGATGGCCCGTTACACCCGGGCGGATGTCATTGTGGTCGGGCTCATTGGCGAGCGAGGCCGCGAAGTCAAGGAGTTCGTGGAGGACATTCTGGGCGAAGAAGGCCGGGCACGCTCTGTGGTGGTGGCTGCGCCTGCCGACGCACCTCCGCTGTTGCGCATGCAGGGCGCTGCCTATGCCACGGCCATTGCCGAGCATTTTCGCGACAAGGGGCAGCATGTGCTGCTGCTCATGGATTCGCTCACCCGCTATGCGATGGCTCAGCGTGAGATTGCACTGGCCATCGGCGAACCTCCCGCAACCAAGGGGTATCCGCCGTCGTGTTTTGCCAAGCTGCCACAGCTGGTGGAGCGCAGTGGCAATGGCCTGCACGGGGTAGGTTCCATCACGGCTTTTTATACCGTACTGTCGGAGGGCGACGATCAGCAGGACCCTATTGCCGATGCGGCGCGCGCCATTTTGGATGGGCATATCGTCTTGTCGCGGGCGCTGGCGGAGACGGGACATTTCCCCGCCATTGATATCGAGCAATCGGCCTCGCGGGTGATGCACAACGTGGTGTCGCGCGGTCATTTTGATTTGGCCAGGCGCTTCCGCGCGGTGTACTCGCGCTATCAGAAGAGCCGTGATCTGGTGCAGGTAGGCGCGTACATGAGTGGTTCAGATCCCGCGCTGGATGAGGCGATCCGCTTGCAGCCGCAGATGGCGAGCTTTCTGCAGCAGGACATGTTCGAGGCTGCTTCCATGGACCAGAGCGTAACGGCCATGGCGTCGGTTCTGGATCGTTGA
- the fliJ gene encoding flagellar export protein FliJ codes for MSSLNSLSVAVEVASRKRDDARKVLQDALAAQQAARAQLDQLEDYARETESRWGVKADTAMQPEVMYHHYQFMNRLGHAASIQTGVVGDQSGRVESAQRALLEAELRLTSLRKVVDKRRHDLELQQMRRDQKQTDERAALQYRNASQGSQGQEY; via the coding sequence ATGTCCAGCCTGAACTCCCTCTCTGTCGCGGTGGAAGTGGCGTCCCGCAAGCGGGATGACGCTCGCAAGGTGCTGCAAGACGCGCTGGCTGCGCAACAGGCGGCGCGCGCGCAACTCGATCAGTTGGAGGACTATGCTCGTGAAACAGAGTCCCGCTGGGGGGTAAAAGCGGATACGGCGATGCAGCCCGAAGTGATGTATCACCACTACCAGTTCATGAATCGGCTGGGCCATGCCGCCAGCATTCAGACGGGTGTGGTGGGCGATCAATCGGGCCGGGTTGAGAGCGCCCAGCGCGCTTTGCTGGAAGCGGAGTTGCGTCTTACAAGTCTGCGCAAGGTGGTAGACAAGCGGCGCCATGACCTGGAGTTGCAGCAGATGCGCCGGGATCAGAAACAAACCGATGAACGGGCGGCGCTGCAATATCGCAACGCTAGTCAGGGCTCTCAGGGCCAGGAGTATTGA
- a CDS encoding flagellar hook-length control protein FliK, with amino-acid sequence MEQAKISSSQGTQPAHAARAKAPAQQGVDASDAAGNGGFLALLAALDSTSLGDGPLDLGAPDMGPADIASDATSGSVDTAAMAAWQGLLTPMQGESTLRTGLAGVDDRAGSIALGAKSGIADGIELSMGGLPRGLVAETTKLDTSADFQDGQPQGTVAGFGRIFSRMQSTQTQRAGGINGGELSAGKNAAGDSTQRLSAMHGASAAALVQASNERSVAGQQHAGGAGAERGIGASGVPIGPDVIPALVDGVQTLGASSRGAESSGGGRQSEGHAGGGSWSEGVGASSPVETGNVDTSAMFADSNPMGAEEQVADQVAYWVNQKTQNAEMTLDRDGQPVEVSVSLSGNEAHVSFRSDQPQTRELLDQSMAQLRDLLRGEGLVLSGMSVGTSARDGSGGAVASQTHPVDVRAGVRRG; translated from the coding sequence ATGGAACAGGCAAAAATATCCTCTTCGCAAGGCACGCAGCCGGCCCACGCGGCACGTGCCAAGGCTCCGGCGCAGCAAGGAGTAGATGCCAGCGACGCTGCGGGCAACGGTGGCTTTTTGGCGCTATTGGCGGCTTTGGACTCAACGTCTTTGGGTGATGGACCGCTTGACCTGGGGGCCCCAGATATGGGGCCTGCAGACATTGCTTCGGATGCCACCAGCGGCAGCGTCGACACAGCCGCGATGGCCGCATGGCAAGGCCTTCTTACCCCGATGCAAGGTGAGAGCACCCTTCGTACTGGTTTGGCAGGAGTTGATGATCGTGCGGGGTCGATTGCACTGGGTGCGAAGTCTGGAATCGCTGACGGAATCGAGTTGTCCATGGGGGGGCTTCCCAGGGGATTGGTGGCTGAGACCACAAAGCTCGATACCTCTGCCGACTTTCAAGACGGGCAACCTCAGGGCACTGTGGCCGGATTTGGTCGCATCTTCTCGCGCATGCAGAGTACGCAGACGCAGCGAGCAGGCGGTATCAATGGTGGTGAACTGTCTGCTGGGAAAAATGCAGCAGGCGATTCAACGCAGCGCTTGTCTGCGATGCACGGCGCGAGCGCGGCCGCCCTTGTCCAGGCGTCAAACGAGCGTTCTGTCGCTGGCCAGCAGCATGCAGGGGGCGCTGGTGCAGAGCGCGGTATCGGAGCGTCCGGCGTGCCTATCGGGCCAGATGTGATTCCAGCACTGGTCGATGGCGTACAGACATTGGGGGCGTCCTCACGGGGGGCGGAGTCTTCAGGGGGCGGTCGCCAGAGTGAGGGGCATGCCGGAGGCGGTTCCTGGTCTGAAGGAGTGGGGGCATCGTCGCCTGTGGAGACTGGCAATGTTGACACTTCCGCCATGTTCGCCGATTCGAACCCCATGGGCGCTGAAGAGCAGGTGGCTGATCAGGTAGCGTACTGGGTGAATCAGAAAACCCAAAACGCAGAGATGACGCTTGATCGCGATGGGCAGCCTGTTGAGGTGTCTGTCTCGTTGTCTGGCAACGAGGCGCATGTCTCCTTTCGAAGTGACCAGCCACAGACGCGTGAATTGCTCGATCAGAGCATGGCCCAGTTGCGCGATTTGCTGCGTGGTGAAGGTCTGGTGCTGTCGGGCATGTCGGTTGGCACGTCGGCGCGGGATGGTAGCGGGGGGGCGGTGGCGAGTCAGACCCATCCCGTCGACGTGAGGGCGGGCGTCAGGCGCGGGTGA